Proteins encoded together in one Candidatus Zixiibacteriota bacterium window:
- a CDS encoding alpha/beta fold hydrolase encodes MGSVHLGLSGYSSRSRRCRAQSINCTRLVRFSRNRYREIPGTGLVSYPVSQDPVDDLQKAGRFIRRGSSQNVGQSTFLPGFQPGQRWPSKGNRPVRGLEMNSLESDHKSGVRTYGKKPFRAALLHGGPGAPGYMAPVARKLSRYMGVIEPLQSADSIAGQVEELKQQIEKNAQPPLALIGSSWGAVLALITAARHPLLADRLILIGSAVFDNESAKSIEPRRLARMDQTEKDRYKEIAEKMITATGKGRDELMAEWGELLDKSDYFDPLTTESEVIEVQYETFQKVFSEFVKMRDDPEKISAELENINVPVTLIHGQYDPHPIEGILPFLEKCLPEISYHRLADCGHYPWNERQARDRFYDIIRTELNGR; translated from the coding sequence GTCTCGAAGTCGACGGTGTCGAGCGCAGAGCATTAACTGTACCCGACTGGTTCGTTTCAGCAGAAATCGATACCGGGAAATACCGGGAACAGGTCTGGTCAGCTATCCAGTGTCACAAGACCCAGTTGACGATCTACAAAAAGCTGGCAGATTTATCCGAAGAGGATCATCGCAAAATGTGGGGCAGTCAACATTTCTACCGGGCTTTCAGCCTGGTCAACGGTGGCCGTCAAAAGGAAACCGACCTGTTCGAGGGCTTGAGATGAATTCACTCGAAAGCGACCACAAATCGGGTGTCAGAACCTACGGTAAAAAGCCGTTCCGCGCGGCATTGCTCCATGGCGGTCCCGGGGCTCCTGGGTATATGGCTCCGGTTGCGCGCAAGCTGAGTCGGTATATGGGGGTAATCGAACCGCTTCAGAGCGCTGATTCAATCGCAGGGCAGGTCGAAGAACTTAAACAGCAGATCGAGAAAAATGCCCAACCACCCCTGGCACTGATCGGATCTTCCTGGGGAGCGGTGCTGGCATTGATCACTGCCGCGCGTCATCCACTATTAGCAGACAGGCTGATCCTGATCGGAAGTGCGGTTTTCGACAATGAGAGCGCGAAATCGATCGAACCGCGCCGCCTGGCACGGATGGATCAAACCGAAAAAGACCGCTACAAAGAGATTGCCGAAAAGATGATAACCGCTACCGGCAAAGGACGCGATGAATTGATGGCCGAGTGGGGTGAGTTGCTGGACAAATCAGATTATTTTGACCCGCTGACGACAGAGTCAGAAGTAATCGAGGTGCAGTACGAAACATTTCAAAAAGTCTTCAGCGAATTCGTCAAGATGCGCGATGATCCGGAAAAAATCTCTGCTGAATTAGAAAACATAAATGTACCGGTCACATTGATACATGGTCAATACGATCCTCATCCGATTGAAGGTATCCTTCCGTTTCTGGAGAAATGCCTCCCAGAGATCAGTTACCATCGGCTGGCTGACTGCGGTCACTATCCCTGGAACGAACGGCAGGCACGCGATCGTTTCTATGACATCATCAGAACCGAACTGAACGGTCGGTGA
- a CDS encoding hydroxyacid dehydrogenase, whose amino-acid sequence MRVCIVEDDDSAWLKGFEEKLSERIELKVVEETDGSDQYEILVTGLPEREQIENHPELKSLIIPWAGVPGKTRRLMLDYPQISVHNLHHNAVPVAESAVALMISAARRIHQVDRCLRKGDWSPRYMPRLSFTMLTGRTAVILGYGQIGREIARRLKGLDMNVVGIKRTIEDDHDKYAQLYSQDRFREILPRAEVLIISLPLTDDTKGLIGESELKQLPPKAILINIARGPIVVEEALFTALKERRICAGLDVWYEYPREADQRNNTFPGNLPFHELDNIIMTPHMAEHSDGTEELLRIHLATLLNEAAEGKPMSNRVDIVRGY is encoded by the coding sequence ATGCGTGTATGTATCGTGGAAGACGACGATTCCGCCTGGCTCAAAGGTTTTGAGGAAAAGCTGTCTGAACGGATAGAACTGAAGGTCGTTGAAGAAACTGATGGTTCCGATCAGTACGAGATCCTGGTCACGGGTCTTCCCGAGAGAGAGCAGATCGAAAACCATCCCGAGTTGAAATCACTAATCATCCCCTGGGCGGGCGTGCCGGGTAAAACGCGCCGGCTGATGCTCGACTACCCGCAGATCAGCGTGCACAACCTTCATCACAACGCCGTCCCGGTAGCCGAGAGCGCGGTGGCATTGATGATATCGGCGGCTCGACGGATTCACCAGGTAGACCGTTGCCTGCGAAAGGGCGACTGGAGCCCGCGCTATATGCCCCGTCTTTCCTTTACGATGCTGACAGGCAGGACCGCAGTCATCCTCGGCTACGGTCAGATCGGGCGGGAAATCGCCCGCAGGCTTAAAGGTCTGGATATGAATGTGGTCGGTATCAAACGAACAATAGAGGATGATCATGACAAATATGCTCAATTATACAGCCAGGATCGTTTCCGCGAAATTTTGCCCCGTGCTGAAGTATTGATCATCAGCCTGCCATTGACTGATGATACTAAAGGTCTGATAGGGGAGTCAGAATTAAAACAGCTTCCCCCGAAAGCAATTCTGATAAATATCGCCCGTGGTCCGATTGTGGTAGAAGAAGCACTTTTTACCGCGCTTAAAGAGCGACGGATCTGTGCCGGGCTGGATGTCTGGTATGAGTATCCTCGTGAGGCTGACCAGCGCAACAACACATTCCCCGGAAATTTACCCTTTCATGAACTCGACAATATTATCATGACGCCCCACATGGCTGAGCATTCCGACGGTACCGAGGAGCTTCTGCGTATCCATCTGGCCACACTTCTAAACGAGGCGGCAGAGGGAAAACCGATGTCTAACCGGGTGGATATCGTGCGAGGTTACTGA
- a CDS encoding 3-hydroxybutyryl-CoA dehydrogenase codes for MEILNVGVVGFGQMGTGIAQVTASAGYKVIACDVDQAYLDKGVARIGKNLDKAIEKGKIADQDKQRVLGQISTTTQLEGLKDCQLVIEAVVENMSTKIEIFRKLDDICAPETILSSNTSSLSITDMSAHTRRPEKFMGLHFFNPVHIMKLVEVVRTISTDDETYKTGSRFAESVGKTIVSCGDRPGFVVNRLLVPYLLDAIRILEDGTATRDDIDTGMTLGCGHPMGPLTLTDFIGLDTILYIADIMFIEFKDSHFAAPPLLRRMVNMGFMGKKSGKGFYDYTK; via the coding sequence ATGGAAATTCTGAATGTCGGAGTTGTCGGTTTCGGTCAGATGGGTACCGGGATTGCCCAGGTGACCGCCTCTGCCGGATATAAAGTTATCGCTTGCGATGTCGACCAGGCTTATCTCGATAAAGGCGTAGCCAGGATAGGCAAAAACCTCGACAAGGCGATCGAAAAGGGCAAGATCGCAGACCAGGACAAGCAACGTGTCCTGGGCCAGATATCCACCACGACCCAGCTCGAAGGCCTGAAGGACTGCCAGCTCGTAATAGAAGCAGTGGTGGAAAACATGAGCACCAAAATCGAGATATTCAGAAAACTGGACGATATCTGTGCTCCCGAAACGATACTGTCATCGAACACTTCTTCCCTGTCGATTACCGATATGTCGGCTCACACTCGTCGCCCTGAAAAATTCATGGGCTTGCATTTCTTCAACCCGGTTCATATCATGAAACTGGTCGAGGTCGTGCGCACAATCTCCACTGATGACGAGACTTATAAGACCGGCAGTCGTTTCGCGGAGTCAGTCGGCAAGACTATAGTCTCCTGTGGCGACCGTCCCGGTTTCGTGGTCAACCGCCTTCTGGTTCCGTACCTTCTGGATGCTATCCGGATACTCGAGGACGGCACCGCCACTCGCGATGATATCGATACCGGCATGACGCTTGGCTGTGGCCACCCGATGGGTCCACTGACTTTGACTGATTTCATCGGCCTGGACACGATTCTATATATCGCTGATATAATGTTTATCGAATTCAAGGACTCCCATTTTGCCGCACCGCCACTGTTGCGCCGGATGGTTAACATGGGCTTTATGGGCAAAAAAAGCGGAAAAGGTTTTTACGATTATACAAAGTGA
- a CDS encoding crotonase yields the protein MAYNTLLVETDGPLAIVTVNRPKAMNALNDEFFTELNQLLDELEGNGQTRAMIVTGAEKAFVAGADIVELMKADSEGGRRISDKGTVIFRRMEKSNIVSIAAVNGFALGGGWEFAMACDIRIASEKAKMGQPEVSLGVIPGYGGTQRLARLVGPGKAKELILTGDMVGADEGLKIGLVEKVVAPDELMDEAKKMASKILSKGPVAVRIAKECISYGMETDLDDGLEYETRKFGEIFGTEDKNEGTKAFLDKRKPEFKNK from the coding sequence ATGGCTTACAATACTTTACTGGTTGAAACAGACGGTCCCCTGGCGATTGTTACTGTCAATCGTCCCAAGGCCATGAACGCTCTTAATGATGAATTCTTTACCGAACTTAACCAGCTCCTGGACGAACTCGAGGGCAACGGTCAAACCCGTGCGATGATTGTCACCGGTGCCGAAAAAGCCTTTGTGGCCGGCGCCGATATTGTCGAGTTGATGAAAGCCGACAGCGAAGGTGGCCGACGGATTTCCGACAAAGGCACAGTAATATTCCGGCGTATGGAAAAGTCCAATATTGTCTCGATCGCCGCGGTCAACGGTTTCGCGCTCGGCGGTGGCTGGGAATTTGCCATGGCATGCGATATTCGCATCGCTTCCGAAAAAGCCAAGATGGGTCAGCCTGAAGTCAGCCTGGGCGTGATTCCCGGCTATGGCGGCACACAGCGTCTGGCCCGCCTGGTCGGACCCGGAAAAGCCAAAGAATTGATACTGACCGGCGATATGGTAGGTGCCGATGAAGGTCTCAAAATCGGACTGGTTGAAAAAGTGGTTGCCCCGGACGAGTTAATGGATGAGGCTAAAAAAATGGCCTCCAAGATCCTCTCCAAGGGTCCGGTAGCCGTACGTATCGCTAAGGAATGCATTAGTTACGGGATGGAGACCGATCTCGACGACGGTCTTGAGTATGAAACCAGAAAGTTTGGCGAAATCTTCGGTACAGAAGATAAAAACGAAGGCACAAAAGCTTTTCTGGATAAACGCAAGCCGGAATTCAAGAATAAATAG
- a CDS encoding adenylate kinase: MERILIIGSPGAGKSTFARKLAELTGLPLIHLDQEFWQPGWKMTPADLWRDQLREMTSGKRWIIDGSYDSSLDIRLPRADTVIFLDYPRWLCLWRVLKRIITGLGRVRPDMAEGCPEFLDLGFIKWIYNYRRDHYPRIMQQIEEHFSHGRLIILKDTAREKDFLRQTRADSYNKKTRS, encoded by the coding sequence ATGGAACGGATTTTGATAATTGGAAGCCCGGGAGCTGGTAAATCGACCTTCGCTCGCAAACTGGCTGAGTTGACCGGTCTGCCGTTGATTCATCTCGACCAGGAGTTCTGGCAACCGGGATGGAAGATGACTCCGGCCGACCTGTGGCGCGATCAACTGCGCGAGATGACCTCAGGTAAGCGCTGGATAATCGACGGCAGTTACGACAGTTCACTGGACATCCGCCTGCCCCGCGCGGACACTGTGATTTTCCTTGATTATCCCCGGTGGTTATGCCTGTGGCGTGTGCTTAAACGAATCATTACAGGTCTCGGAAGGGTTCGTCCGGACATGGCCGAGGGTTGCCCGGAGTTTCTGGATTTAGGCTTCATCAAATGGATATACAATTATCGCCGCGACCATTACCCCAGAATCATGCAGCAAATCGAGGAGCATTTCTCCCACGGTAGGCTAATCATCCTGAAGGATACTGCCCGGGAAAAAGATTTTCTAAGGCAAACCCGTGCTGACAGCTACAATAAAAAAACCCGCTCATAA